In Elaeis guineensis isolate ETL-2024a chromosome 1, EG11, whole genome shotgun sequence, a genomic segment contains:
- the LOC105060357 gene encoding uncharacterized protein — protein sequence MKEYPRHLVCRSDSFFIGRKVPALAAGEHLQPGQSYFLLPSHFFHSVLSFVTFASSFTTLNHPNGVKKQAVIRPFDVQKTAEGTLQITVSDDFFLVDKVKQEEEEQNRRRVCTTEALEKEYGRLVRCKSAKWRPKLETIGEPATERRRGGWIRRGVLGFVRLRRRRKKGAHCT from the coding sequence ATGAAGGAATACCCCCGCCACCTTGTCTGCCGCTCAGACTCCTTCTTCATCGGCCGGAAGGTCCCCGCCCTCGCCGCCGGCGAACACCTCCAACCCGGGCAGAGCTACTTCCTCCTCCCCTCCCACTTCTTCCACTCCGTCCTCTCCTTCGTCACCTTTGCCTCCTCCTTCACCACCCTCAACCACCCCAATGGCGTCAAGAAGCAAGCCGTCATAAGGCCGTTCGACGTCCAGAAGACGGCGGAGGGGACGCTCCAGATAACGGTCTCCGACGATTTCTTTCTTGTAGATAAGGTTAAGCAAGAGGAGGAGGAACAGAACAGAAGACGGGTTTGTACGACGGAGGCGTTGGAGAAGGAGTACGGGCGGCTGGTGAGGTGCAAGTCGGCGAAGTGGAGGCCGAAGCTAGAGACTATAGGGGAGCCGGCGACGGAGAGGAGGAGAGGGGGGTGGATCCGAAGGGGAGTGTTGGGGTTTGTGaggttgaggaggaggaggaagaagggggCCCACTGCACGTAA